In Gemmobacter sp. 24YEA27, a genomic segment contains:
- a CDS encoding ABC transporter permease produces the protein MLRSRLFLLAPLLIFLALAYLIPFLGVMRWSVTLPEPGLGQYKTALTDPLVLSVIWRTVRICALVTVLAVAMAYIVTLLWVRGGPVMRLFVELCILIPFWISVLTRAFGWLALLSNRGIINTWGQDLGLLAEPLTLVRNEFGVVLGMVHFLIPFAVFPLASGMRAVDERVLLAARGMGASRARVFWQVFVPMTKTGIFGALLLVFVFALGFFVTPALLGGGRSVLVAELIWLRIFQSPDWGLGAAISVIMMVAIGLLLMLTMKYAKGPGR, from the coding sequence ATGCTCCGATCCCGCCTGTTTCTGCTGGCTCCGCTGCTGATTTTCCTGGCGCTGGCATATCTGATCCCGTTCCTCGGCGTCATGCGCTGGAGCGTGACCCTGCCCGAGCCGGGGCTTGGCCAATATAAGACCGCGCTGACCGATCCGCTGGTTCTGAGCGTGATCTGGCGTACGGTCAGGATCTGCGCGCTGGTCACGGTACTGGCCGTCGCAATGGCCTATATCGTCACGCTGCTCTGGGTGCGGGGCGGGCCGGTGATGCGGCTTTTCGTCGAGCTCTGCATTCTGATCCCCTTCTGGATTTCTGTTCTGACGCGGGCTTTTGGCTGGCTGGCGCTGCTTTCAAACCGGGGCATCATCAACACCTGGGGCCAGGATCTCGGGCTGCTCGCAGAGCCGCTGACGCTGGTCCGCAATGAATTCGGCGTCGTGCTGGGGATGGTGCATTTCCTGATCCCCTTCGCGGTCTTTCCGCTGGCATCAGGCATGCGCGCGGTGGATGAGCGTGTGCTGCTGGCCGCGCGCGGCATGGGGGCATCGCGGGCGCGCGTTTTCTGGCAGGTCTTCGTTCCCATGACCAAAACCGGCATTTTCGGAGCCCTTTTGCTTGTCTTCGTCTTTGCGCTTGGCTTCTTTGTCACGCCGGCCCTTCTTGGCGGAGGCCGTTCAGTGCTGGTCGCGGAACTGATCTGGCTCAGGATCTTCCAAAGCCCGGACTGGGGGCTTGGTGCGGCAATCTCGGTGATCATGATGGTCGCCATCGGGTTGTTGCTGATGCTGACGATGAAATATGCGAAAGGGCCGGGCCGATGA